From one Angustibacter luteus genomic stretch:
- a CDS encoding dihydrofolate reductase family protein: MGQVIASASMSLDGYIAKDDNTIGRLFDWLQNGEVELPTVDDRITFHLSPPSAAYWREWVDGLGALVCGRTLFDFTDGWGGLHTIGVPVVVVTHQVPGDWVEAHPDAPFHFVTDGVEAAVAKAQEIAGLRTVAVTAGTIAGQCLELGLLDAVAIDLVPVLMGTGRAYFGGLSLDEALLGDPTVCIQGDRVTHLLFPVPEASSHGG; this comes from the coding sequence ATGGGTCAGGTCATCGCCTCCGCGTCGATGTCGCTGGACGGCTACATCGCGAAGGACGACAACACGATCGGTCGATTGTTCGACTGGTTGCAGAACGGCGAGGTCGAGCTCCCAACGGTCGATGACCGGATCACGTTTCACCTGAGCCCGCCCAGCGCCGCGTACTGGCGAGAGTGGGTCGACGGGTTGGGTGCTCTGGTGTGCGGGCGCACGCTGTTCGACTTCACGGACGGGTGGGGCGGCCTGCACACGATCGGCGTGCCTGTCGTCGTCGTGACGCACCAGGTCCCGGGTGACTGGGTCGAGGCCCACCCGGACGCCCCGTTCCACTTCGTCACCGACGGAGTGGAGGCCGCGGTGGCGAAGGCGCAGGAGATCGCCGGGCTGCGCACCGTGGCCGTGACGGCCGGCACCATTGCCGGGCAGTGTCTGGAGCTCGGGCTGCTCGACGCGGTCGCCATCGACCTGGTGCCCGTGCTCATGGGGACGGGCCGCGCCTACTTCGGTGGGCTGTCGCTGGACGAAGCCCTCCTCGGTGACCCGACGGTCTGCATCCAGGGGGATCGGGTCACCCATCTCCTCTTCCCCGTGCCCGAGGCGTCGAGCCACGGCGGGTGA
- a CDS encoding Type 1 glutamine amidotransferase-like domain-containing protein codes for MRLLLTSAGVKNASIHQALVDLLGKPIAESSALCIPTAQYGHPMVGPGTGPWRFISGQGELPMVSLGWKSVGVLELTALPSIDDDQWVPLVRETDVLLVAGGDALYLHHWMRESGLADLIPSLTETVWVGLSAGSMVLTPRIGADFVQWTAPNGDDSTLGLVDFSICPHLAPDGQPGNSMAEAEQWAATLSGPAYAMDDETAISVVDGTVEVVSEGQWTYFPAPAESSPG; via the coding sequence GTGAGGCTTCTGCTCACATCCGCCGGCGTCAAGAACGCCAGCATCCACCAGGCACTGGTCGACCTCCTGGGCAAGCCGATCGCCGAGTCGAGCGCCCTGTGCATCCCCACCGCGCAGTACGGGCACCCCATGGTCGGCCCCGGCACCGGCCCCTGGCGGTTCATCAGCGGCCAGGGAGAGCTTCCGATGGTCAGCCTGGGCTGGAAGTCCGTGGGCGTGCTGGAGCTGACGGCCCTGCCGAGCATCGACGACGACCAGTGGGTGCCACTGGTCCGCGAGACCGACGTCCTGCTGGTGGCGGGTGGCGACGCCCTCTACCTCCACCACTGGATGCGCGAGTCCGGACTGGCGGACCTCATCCCGTCCCTGACCGAGACGGTCTGGGTGGGGTTGAGCGCGGGGAGCATGGTGCTGACCCCCAGGATCGGCGCGGACTTCGTGCAGTGGACTGCGCCCAACGGTGACGACAGCACGCTGGGCCTCGTCGACTTCTCCATCTGCCCGCACCTCGCTCCGGACGGCCAGCCGGGCAACTCGATGGCCGAGGCGGAGCAGTGGGCGGCCACCCTCTCGGGTCCGGCGTACGCGATGGACGACGAGACGGCCATCTCGGTGGTCGACGGCACCGTCGAGGTCGTCTCGGAAGGTCAGTGGACCTACTTCCCAGCGCCGGCCGAGAGCTCACCCGGATGA
- a CDS encoding FdhF/YdeP family oxidoreductase, translated as MTAKADGEDGEDLTVSAPKTWAAGVPAVRASMRYALHEMGPVRTARVLTALNQKDGLDCPSCAWPDPDHRTHAEFCENGAKAVSWEATTKVVDAEFFRRHSVADLESSSDHWLEAQGRLTEPMHLAAGDTHYRPVAWAEAFRLIGSALQALPDPNRAIFYTSGRASNEAAFLYQLMARRLGTNNLPDCSNMCHESSGVALSRSIGIGKGTVTLDDLTDHSELIVIVGQNPGTNHPRMLTALAKAKKRGARIVSVNPLTEAGLNRFKNPQRASGVIGRGTKLSDLHLPISVGGDQALFALVNQQLVAREAAAPGTVLDLDFLATHTAGLEEAQRTWAELDPRDLLAQTGLSADVVTAFVDETVRAKSITVCWAMGITQHRNGVAIIEEMTNYLLLRGNIGRPGAGVCPVRGHSNVQGDRTMGIFERMPETFLAALDDEFEITSPRAHGYDTVDAIRAMRDGHCDVFIGLGGNFAQATPDTAVTHRALRSIPFTAQVSTKLNRSHLVHGREALILPCLGRTDRDERASGPQGVTVEDSMGVVHLSRGRVNPVSAEQRSEVAIICGIAEATFGPTDTIPWADLREDYSLIRDRIARVVPGFDDFNARVAEPGGFHLPNGPRDERRFDTATGRANFRTSPPQAWDLPAGHLLMQTLRSHDQFNTTIYGLDDRYRGIHGGRMVVFLNSQDVADLGFTDGDLVDLISVHAGEERRAAGFRIVEYGTPRGSAAAYYPETNVLVPLDSVAAESNTPTSKSIVIRLEPHHPSET; from the coding sequence ATGACGGCCAAGGCTGATGGTGAGGACGGCGAGGACCTCACCGTCAGTGCGCCCAAGACCTGGGCGGCCGGCGTTCCGGCGGTCCGGGCATCCATGCGGTACGCCCTGCACGAGATGGGGCCGGTGCGGACCGCTCGGGTCCTGACGGCGCTGAACCAGAAGGACGGCCTCGACTGCCCGAGCTGCGCCTGGCCCGACCCGGACCACCGAACGCACGCGGAGTTCTGCGAGAACGGCGCCAAGGCCGTCTCGTGGGAGGCCACGACCAAGGTCGTCGATGCGGAGTTCTTCCGCCGCCACTCGGTCGCCGACCTGGAGTCGTCCTCCGACCACTGGCTCGAGGCGCAGGGCCGGCTGACCGAGCCCATGCACCTCGCCGCCGGCGACACCCACTACCGGCCCGTGGCGTGGGCCGAGGCGTTCCGGCTGATCGGCTCCGCCCTGCAGGCCCTGCCCGATCCCAACCGCGCCATCTTCTACACCTCGGGCCGCGCATCCAACGAGGCCGCGTTCCTGTACCAGCTGATGGCCCGCCGGCTCGGCACCAACAACCTGCCCGACTGCTCGAACATGTGCCACGAGTCCAGTGGCGTCGCGCTGAGCCGGTCCATCGGGATCGGCAAGGGAACCGTCACGCTCGACGACCTCACGGACCACTCCGAGCTGATCGTGATCGTCGGCCAGAACCCGGGCACCAACCACCCGCGGATGCTGACCGCCCTGGCCAAGGCCAAGAAGCGCGGGGCCCGCATCGTCTCCGTCAACCCGTTGACCGAGGCCGGCCTCAACCGGTTCAAGAACCCGCAGCGGGCGAGTGGGGTGATCGGTCGGGGCACCAAGCTCTCCGACCTGCACCTGCCGATCTCCGTCGGTGGCGACCAGGCGTTGTTCGCGCTGGTCAACCAGCAGCTCGTCGCCCGCGAGGCAGCGGCCCCCGGGACCGTTCTGGACCTGGACTTCCTCGCGACCCACACCGCAGGGCTCGAGGAGGCGCAGCGGACGTGGGCGGAGCTCGACCCGCGCGACCTGCTCGCCCAGACCGGCCTCAGCGCGGACGTCGTCACCGCCTTCGTCGACGAGACGGTCCGGGCGAAGAGCATCACCGTCTGCTGGGCCATGGGGATCACCCAGCACCGCAACGGCGTCGCGATCATCGAGGAGATGACGAACTACCTGCTGCTGCGCGGGAACATCGGCCGACCCGGGGCCGGGGTCTGCCCGGTGCGCGGCCACTCGAACGTCCAGGGCGACCGGACCATGGGCATCTTCGAGCGGATGCCAGAGACGTTCCTCGCCGCGCTCGACGACGAGTTCGAGATCACCTCCCCCCGCGCCCACGGCTACGACACGGTCGACGCGATCCGCGCCATGCGGGACGGCCACTGCGACGTGTTCATCGGCCTCGGCGGCAACTTCGCCCAGGCGACCCCGGACACGGCCGTGACCCATCGCGCACTCCGGTCGATCCCGTTCACCGCCCAGGTCTCCACGAAGCTGAACCGCTCGCACCTGGTGCACGGTCGGGAGGCGCTGATCCTGCCGTGCCTGGGCCGAACGGACCGCGACGAACGGGCGAGCGGACCGCAGGGGGTGACGGTCGAGGACTCGATGGGCGTCGTCCACCTGAGCCGGGGCCGCGTCAACCCGGTGTCGGCCGAGCAGCGCAGCGAGGTGGCCATCATCTGCGGCATCGCCGAGGCGACGTTCGGACCCACCGACACGATCCCGTGGGCCGACCTGCGCGAGGACTACTCGCTCATCCGCGACCGCATCGCCCGCGTCGTCCCCGGCTTCGACGACTTCAACGCGCGCGTCGCGGAGCCCGGTGGGTTCCACCTGCCGAACGGCCCGCGGGACGAGCGCCGCTTCGACACCGCGACCGGCCGGGCGAACTTCCGGACCAGCCCCCCGCAGGCCTGGGACCTCCCCGCTGGGCACCTGCTCATGCAGACCCTGCGGAGCCACGACCAGTTCAACACGACGATCTACGGTCTCGACGACCGCTACCGCGGGATCCACGGCGGACGGATGGTCGTCTTCCTGAACAGCCAGGACGTCGCCGACCTCGGCTTCACCGACGGCGACCTGGTGGACCTGATCAGCGTGCACGCGGGCGAGGAACGACGGGCCGCGGGGTTCCGCATCGTCGAGTACGGCACCCCGCGGGGGTCTGCCGCGGCGTACTACCCCGAGACGAACGTGCTCGTCCCGCTGGATTCCGTTGCAGCAGAGTCGAACACGCCGACGTCCAAGTCCATCGTCATCCGGCTCGAGCCGCACCACCCCTCCGAGACCTGA
- a CDS encoding GNAT family N-acetyltransferase: protein MNIGLAGAPDLPQLARLLWVHAAPAEQASQTVESFAGDLAAWWSDHEDSHLPFVARLAEHEVVGMAWLALVPRVPRPGVTTRLSADLQSVFVDVEHRGQGIGSALVRAAVDHASRLGAGRVTVSSSRRAVPVYERLGFASSGQLLQWTAPD from the coding sequence ATGAACATCGGCCTCGCCGGCGCGCCGGACCTGCCCCAGCTGGCTCGGCTGCTCTGGGTGCACGCGGCTCCCGCGGAGCAGGCCAGCCAGACGGTCGAGTCGTTCGCCGGTGACCTGGCCGCGTGGTGGAGCGACCACGAGGACTCGCACCTTCCCTTCGTCGCCCGACTGGCCGAGCACGAGGTCGTCGGCATGGCCTGGCTGGCGCTCGTCCCTCGGGTGCCGAGACCCGGCGTGACCACGCGTCTCTCGGCGGACCTCCAGAGCGTCTTCGTCGATGTCGAGCACCGCGGCCAGGGGATCGGCTCCGCACTCGTCCGGGCTGCGGTGGATCACGCGTCGCGGCTGGGAGCGGGTCGCGTGACGGTCAGTTCCAGCCGCCGGGCCGTACCCGTCTACGAGAGACTGGGGTTCGCGTCGTCCGGTCAGCTGCTGCAGTGGACGGCCCCGGACTAG
- a CDS encoding DUF4440 domain-containing protein, which translates to MTPTPPDRAEAQITEVVRTFFGAFTSGPDVEARLDGLREVLIPEALIVRTGGVPTTYGVDGFIEPRRELLTSGRVTDFREWEVDGTTQVYGDIAHHWCTYAKEWVEDGERVRGAGAKTIQLVRTEAGWRISAMAWDDER; encoded by the coding sequence ATGACTCCGACACCTCCCGACCGGGCCGAGGCCCAGATCACCGAGGTCGTCCGCACGTTCTTCGGCGCCTTCACCTCCGGGCCCGACGTGGAGGCGCGCCTGGACGGGCTGCGGGAGGTGTTGATCCCGGAGGCACTCATCGTGCGGACGGGCGGCGTGCCGACGACCTATGGCGTCGACGGGTTCATCGAGCCACGGCGGGAGCTGCTGACCAGCGGACGCGTCACCGACTTCCGGGAGTGGGAGGTCGACGGCACGACCCAGGTGTACGGCGACATCGCGCACCACTGGTGCACCTACGCCAAGGAGTGGGTGGAGGACGGTGAGCGGGTCAGGGGCGCCGGAGCCAAGACGATCCAGCTCGTGCGCACCGAGGCCGGCTGGCGGATCAGCGCGATGGCCTGGGACGACGAGCGCTGA
- a CDS encoding YdeI/OmpD-associated family protein, giving the protein MTPSTSNARTARRASISFTAKLTAIDGTALVQLPAEASERLPSRGQVAVHASIGGHDVETVIEPDGRRGHWIRVGDSLQRALRITPGDTTEITIDVASDWPEPDLPDDFARALAEAPAKIRGVWEDITPMARWEWVRWVQATRNPETRQRRVDVSLSKLNDGKRRPCCFNLASCTDPDVAKGGKLPEVT; this is encoded by the coding sequence GTGACGCCCTCAACGAGCAACGCCCGGACAGCGCGTCGCGCATCGATCAGCTTCACCGCCAAGCTGACCGCCATCGACGGCACCGCGCTCGTGCAGCTGCCGGCTGAGGCCAGCGAGCGGCTCCCCTCGCGCGGCCAGGTAGCCGTGCACGCGTCGATCGGCGGGCACGACGTCGAGACGGTGATCGAGCCGGACGGCCGCCGCGGTCACTGGATCCGCGTCGGTGACTCGCTCCAGCGGGCCCTTCGAATCACCCCGGGAGACACGACCGAGATCACCATCGACGTCGCCTCCGACTGGCCCGAGCCGGACCTCCCCGATGACTTCGCCCGCGCCCTCGCCGAGGCGCCGGCGAAGATCCGCGGCGTGTGGGAGGACATCACCCCGATGGCTCGTTGGGAGTGGGTCCGGTGGGTACAGGCGACGCGCAACCCCGAGACGCGACAGCGCCGGGTGGACGTGAGCCTGTCCAAGCTGAACGACGGGAAGCGTCGGCCCTGCTGCTTCAACCTCGCCTCCTGCACCGACCCGGACGTGGCGAAGGGCGGCAAGCTGCCCGAGGTCACCTGA
- a CDS encoding metallophosphoesterase family protein, which translates to MRVVLLSDTHSPRHWKGCPPALLGHLDGADVILHAGDVCTPDVLDFLAGFAPVHVVLGNNDGPEVAAWGAPETLQLELGGVSVAMIHDSGPRDGRTARLRRRFPTADLVVFGHSHIPMDVTGDGVRVFNPGSPTDRRRQPHGTFGLLDLADGQVVDARIEPLPR; encoded by the coding sequence ATGAGAGTCGTCCTGCTGTCCGACACGCACAGTCCGCGGCACTGGAAGGGTTGCCCGCCGGCCCTGCTCGGTCACCTCGACGGCGCCGACGTCATCCTGCACGCCGGGGACGTGTGCACCCCCGACGTCCTCGACTTCCTGGCCGGCTTCGCACCGGTGCACGTCGTCCTGGGCAACAACGATGGGCCGGAGGTCGCCGCCTGGGGGGCGCCCGAAACGCTTCAGCTCGAGCTCGGCGGCGTGTCCGTCGCGATGATCCACGACAGCGGGCCACGGGACGGGCGGACGGCGCGCCTGCGTCGCCGCTTCCCGACGGCGGACCTGGTGGTCTTCGGTCACTCCCACATCCCGATGGATGTCACCGGGGACGGGGTCCGGGTGTTCAACCCCGGGTCGCCGACCGACCGGCGCCGCCAGCCGCACGGCACGTTCGGGCTGCTCGACCTGGCGGACGGCCAGGTCGTGGACGCCCGCATCGAGCCGCTCCCCCGCTGA
- a CDS encoding DUF429 domain-containing protein has protein sequence MHHVGIDLAWGDRRSTGLAVLDAEGRLVHVSAATDDDSIISTLRAFTEGRCVVAIDAPLVVTNPTGNRPAEAALNRDFARFHAGAHPTNTARAEFQNGSRGGRLAQLLGLDLDPASRGPRRAMEVYPHAATVSLFRLGQTLKYKNKPGRTLSQLRSELMRLVGLLEGLAAADPSMRLVQLPAWTDLVSGVEQAQRKSDLRRAEDQVDAVVCAYVAMFAERHPDRVTVYGDAATGAIITPTLPAGLEPSIEQPAGVEGAIRHAVQEYAARQPELRAATEEYVALVTGLLDDAGINYLTVTGRAKTVASFAGKAERTDGGRHLYADPLTEITDQIGIRVITYVHSDVAAVADLLADQLRVLDDRDMGQETASEGRFGYASRHLLVTLDHDRPASTSGLLADRSAQVQVRTVLQHAWAEFEHDIRYKGTVPEEHGADLDRRFSLAAGLLELADGEFSAIRDRLRQGGPAVVDDTDDGRDDGDADPRIDAQDLATFLAAQFVDAGWSRTDHYEWISGLLLELGITSLDELAGLLGTLDAAALESRMAYRYPPGAVRRLDDALLAVFGSRYLDLHGNGHREALLRARLDKLRPTGDGAR, from the coding sequence GTGCATCATGTCGGGATCGACCTCGCCTGGGGGGATCGGCGCTCCACCGGGCTGGCCGTCCTGGACGCCGAAGGGCGCCTGGTCCACGTCAGTGCAGCGACGGACGACGACAGCATCATCAGCACGTTGCGAGCCTTCACCGAAGGCCGGTGCGTCGTCGCGATCGACGCACCGCTGGTCGTCACCAACCCCACCGGCAACCGCCCGGCCGAGGCCGCGCTCAACCGCGACTTCGCGCGCTTCCACGCCGGCGCGCACCCCACCAACACGGCGCGAGCGGAGTTCCAGAACGGGTCCCGCGGCGGGCGGCTGGCTCAGCTGCTCGGACTGGACCTGGATCCGGCGTCGCGCGGGCCGCGGCGCGCGATGGAGGTGTACCCGCACGCCGCGACGGTGTCGCTGTTCCGGCTGGGTCAGACCCTGAAGTACAAGAACAAGCCCGGTCGCACGCTGTCGCAGCTGCGGTCCGAGCTCATGCGGCTCGTCGGGCTGCTCGAGGGTCTGGCCGCCGCCGACCCGTCGATGCGGCTGGTCCAGCTGCCCGCGTGGACCGACCTGGTGTCCGGGGTCGAGCAGGCGCAGCGCAAGAGCGACCTTCGTCGCGCCGAGGACCAGGTGGACGCCGTCGTCTGCGCGTACGTCGCGATGTTCGCCGAGCGCCATCCGGATCGGGTCACCGTCTACGGCGACGCGGCCACCGGCGCGATCATCACCCCGACGCTGCCGGCAGGTCTGGAGCCGTCGATCGAGCAGCCAGCCGGCGTCGAGGGCGCGATCCGGCACGCGGTGCAGGAGTACGCCGCGCGCCAGCCCGAGCTGCGGGCGGCCACCGAGGAGTACGTCGCGCTGGTGACCGGACTGCTCGACGACGCCGGCATCAACTACCTCACGGTCACCGGTCGCGCCAAGACCGTGGCGTCGTTCGCGGGCAAGGCGGAGCGCACGGACGGCGGTCGCCACCTCTACGCCGATCCGCTGACCGAGATCACCGACCAGATCGGGATCCGGGTGATCACCTACGTGCACAGCGACGTCGCGGCGGTCGCCGACCTGCTCGCCGACCAGCTGCGCGTGCTCGACGACCGGGACATGGGGCAGGAGACCGCGAGCGAGGGCCGCTTCGGCTACGCCAGCCGCCACCTCCTGGTCACCCTGGACCACGACCGGCCGGCGTCGACGTCAGGACTGCTCGCGGACCGCAGCGCGCAGGTGCAGGTGCGGACGGTCCTGCAGCACGCGTGGGCGGAGTTCGAGCACGACATCCGTTACAAGGGAACGGTTCCCGAGGAGCACGGCGCCGATCTGGACCGCCGCTTCTCCCTCGCCGCGGGTCTGCTCGAGCTGGCCGACGGCGAGTTCTCGGCGATCCGCGACCGGCTGCGCCAGGGCGGACCCGCCGTGGTCGACGACACGGACGACGGCCGGGACGACGGTGACGCGGACCCGCGCATCGACGCGCAGGACCTCGCTACCTTCCTGGCCGCGCAGTTCGTGGACGCCGGCTGGTCGCGGACCGACCACTACGAGTGGATCTCGGGCCTCCTGCTCGAGCTGGGCATCACGTCCCTCGACGAGCTGGCCGGGCTGCTGGGCACCTTGGACGCCGCCGCTCTGGAGTCCCGCATGGCGTATCGCTACCCGCCGGGCGCCGTCCGGCGGCTCGACGACGCACTGCTCGCGGTCTTCGGCAGCCGCTACCTCGACCTGCACGGCAACGGGCACCGAGAGGCACTGCTGCGGGCGCGGCTGGACAAGCTGCGACCGACAGGGGACGGCGCGCGGTGA
- a CDS encoding DinB family protein — translation MATFTRSDDLHGAEFVDVNLRGARFVSSDLSDVVMRGVDAQGVDIDAPWLLDGESALRVNGVDVAPFVEAELNRRFPGRADRRAADPDGLRAAWAALEQAWAATLERVALLPVGTVDVSVDGEWSFAQTLRHLVLATDAWLGRAVLGIAQPFHPLGLAGPGAEDDGLDLSLFTSDLPSYDEVLAARSDRVALVRDVLATVTAAELATSRQNPWSAEYPETTLSCLHTIFEEEWEHLRFAVRDLDAIAAGSSA, via the coding sequence ATGGCGACCTTCACCCGCTCCGACGACCTGCACGGAGCGGAGTTCGTCGACGTGAACCTGCGCGGCGCCAGGTTCGTCAGCTCGGACCTGTCCGACGTCGTGATGCGTGGGGTCGACGCGCAGGGCGTGGACATCGATGCGCCGTGGCTGCTGGACGGCGAGAGCGCGCTGCGGGTGAACGGCGTGGACGTCGCCCCCTTCGTCGAGGCCGAGCTCAACCGCCGCTTCCCGGGCCGCGCCGACCGACGCGCCGCCGACCCGGACGGACTGCGCGCGGCCTGGGCCGCGCTCGAGCAGGCCTGGGCGGCCACCCTCGAGCGCGTCGCGCTGCTGCCGGTCGGCACGGTCGACGTGTCGGTGGACGGCGAGTGGTCGTTCGCCCAGACGCTGCGGCACCTGGTGCTGGCTACGGACGCCTGGCTGGGTCGAGCGGTCCTGGGGATCGCGCAACCGTTCCACCCCCTCGGGCTGGCCGGGCCGGGCGCCGAGGACGACGGCCTGGACCTGTCGCTCTTCACGAGTGACCTGCCGTCGTACGACGAGGTGCTCGCCGCCCGGTCGGACCGGGTCGCCCTCGTGCGCGACGTCCTCGCCACGGTCACCGCGGCCGAGCTGGCCACGTCACGGCAGAACCCGTGGTCCGCCGAGTACCCGGAGACCACCCTGTCCTGCCTGCACACGATCTTCGAGGAGGAGTGGGAGCACCTGCGCTTCGCGGTCCGCGACCTGGACGCGATCGCGGCCGGGTCCAGCGCCTGA